The bacterium genome includes the window GGAACGGCACCGATGCGTCGCCGAGTTCCCGCACGCGGTCCATCGGCTCGAGCCGCCGCGTCATGCCGATCTTGAAGACCGACTCCCCGAACGACCCGACGTTGGAAATCACGTACACGTATCCGCAGCGGGTCTGCTCCGCCATCGACTTGGCGCGCTCCAACTTCGCCTGCGCCTCGGCGAGCTTCTCTTCGAGCGCCCGGACTTTCGCGTTGGCCGCCTCGATCTCGTCGCCCTTCGCCTTCTCGACCTCCGCGCGGGCCTTCGACAACGCGCGCTCGAACCGTTCCTCCTCGCTCGCGGCCTCCTGCTGCGCCCGGTCGAACTCACGTTGCGCGCGCTCCTCCTCCCGCATGCGCTCGCGGATCTCCCGCTGCTCTTCCTGCTCCTCGTGCTTCTTCTGCTCGTACTCGTGCGCGAGCCGCAGTTCCGCCAACGCCAGGTCGAGGTACTCCGGGACGATGCTCACTTGGCTGGACGTGCCCATCTCGTTGATGGCCGCGTACGCCCGGCGGATACGCTCCTCCATCTTCACGACGTTGTTCCAAGCCACCTTCGCCGCCGCCGCGTCCGTCTCGCCGTTGAAGGCCCGCAACATGACCTTGATGTTCTGCTTGGTCATGCGCGCGCCTTCCTTGACGCTTCCCCCGACGGTCCACGTCGTCTCGCACACCGCGGCTCGTCCCGCGCGCACCATTTCCTTCTTCTTCCGCCACACGTCCTCGAGAGCCGCCCGATACGCCGCCGAATGCTCGAAGTTGTAGTGCGGCTTGTAGACGCCGAAGCTCATGTCCTCCAAGTTCTCTTCGAGGAGCGCCACTTCGGCCTTCAGCTTCTCCCACACGCCGTAGTCCCGCCGGTAGGCGGCGAGCAACGTGTCTCGGTTCTGCGTCGCCTCGGCGATCTCCGCGGTCCGCGCGGCCAGCTCCGCGTCGAGATCGAGGATCGGGCCGTACTTCTCGCGG containing:
- a CDS encoding DUF4041 domain-containing protein, whose amino-acid sequence is MDIVDVSLAVALIAAVAAVVCFLRAKRVAAVNGTLRSENESLNAEHAKVREKYGPILDLDAELAARTAEIAEATQNRDTLLAAYRRDYGVWEKLKAEVALLEENLEDMSFGVYKPHYNFEHSAAYRAALEDVWRKKKEMVRAGRAAVCETTWTVGGSVKEGARMTKQNIKVMLRAFNGETDAAAAKVAWNNVVKMEERIRRAYAAINEMGTSSQVSIVPEYLDLALAELRLAHEYEQKKHEEQEEQREIRERMREEERAQREFDRAQQEAASEEERFERALSKARAEVEKAKGDEIEAANAKVRALEEKLAEAQAKLERAKSMAEQTRCGYVYVISNVGSFGESVFKIGMTRRLEPMDRVRELGDASVPFQFDVHAMMYSDDAPTLEKDLHREFADRSVNLVNMRKEFFAVSLGEIEAFAKTKGVTVEFTQSAEAREFRETCSIRRERALATAETERGSAPDEFAALLAEASASGGAHA